DNA from Phocoena phocoena chromosome 1, mPhoPho1.1, whole genome shotgun sequence:
CCCTAGGATGCGGCCTGAGAGTTTTGCCGGTGGGCGGCACGTGGCGCTCTGAGGCCCGTCCCCAGCGCCCTGCCTTGAAGCTGGCTGGAGCTGAGACTCTCCCATCTGTCAGGTCACGACCATCCTCACGCAGTGGGCCAGCACAAGAGGAGACCTCATTAGTCCATCACTGACTGGAGGAGCCAGAGTTTGGCCGTAAGTCCCTGAGTCCAGGCCGGGGACCACCCCCAGGTGAGCCTAGGCAGGGGTCCTGCCCTCCACTCCCCTGGGCTCTGTGAGGTGGGCACCCGCTCAGCCAAGCCTGGGCCTTCTCCCCTCGGGGCTCAGTTTCCCCAGGCAGGACTGCCTTAGAGGAAGGGTCCGCCATGGCTCTCTTCTGGGTGCTCAGGGTTAGGGAGGAAGACCCTGAGAGCTCACCGGGGGACCAGATCCCCCAGGCCAGGCTGCCAGCCACACAGATGCAGGGGCTCTGATGCCTCAGCTGCACTCCTGCCCCTCAGCCCAAGGCACAGGACAGAGGCTGGTAGCCAGAAGCCAATCCCGGGACTGATGCTCACGTGGTCGGGCTGGGGCCCTGCAAGGGGCCTGAGTCTGTGGCCGGAACCTGAGCCCTGACAGGAAGCGCCTTGTCCAGTGGCATGGGGCCACTGGGGCCGGGGGTCACTGGGCTGGGGGGAGTCACAGCTCCgtgccccagcctccctcccgtTGCCACTGTGGGGTCCTTGTGGGGGTGTGACGAGAGAGCAGCTATTTTGAGTTACTGCCCAGGTGTTTCACTGTATGACTGTCCTGCTCACACCCAGAGCCTGGACGTTCAGATGAGGACCAACGCTCAGGACTCCCACGCCAAGTTCCTGCCTTGCTTTTCCTGGGcaccttttaaaataaccacTCAGAGCTGAGCCCGTGAAAGCCAGTGACTGCTGCCGCAACCACCTTACAAGTTCTAGGTGCTTGCTACCCTGCTGGCCATCTCCTGCTCACTGGTGACCTGGATGGAGGACTGCCCTTCCTCTGGCTCCCCGAGcacacaccccccccacccagcgtgcacgcacacaccccCACCCAGCGCGCAcgcgtgaacacacacacacacagcgtgCACACAcgcccagcacacacacacatgcccagcgtgcacacacacacgccccaggATCTGTAAGGAACACATTTCGTGACTCTTTGTGTGAGGGCTTGAAACTGGGCCTTCATCAAAACGACCCCGGGGTTTTCACCTCCCCCAGGTGCCAGCTCGGATGCAGAGGGAGCCCCCTGtgggccaccccccaccccgcgtGCATGGCTCGTGCTTCCTCATTTGGAAGGTCCTGATCTCAGCCCATCGCTCTGGGTTTTCCAACTTGGGGTGACAGTcgcccctcctgccccctgctGTCCCTGAGGGCCTTGGAGGATGGGGTCAGGGTTGGAGAAACAGGCTTCTTCCTACCGcggctcccttccctccccctcctgtcCTGCTGGCACCCCTCTGAGGGCTCTCCCACTACCTGCTTCCTCCCCCTTTTTCCTCACTGTTGAGCCCATCCTGGCATCTGCTTCTCTTCTCAGAGGACTGAACTAATACAGTCTGCCCTCTGTCCTCAGGTCCAGTAAGCCCTCAGAAGAGGATCTGAAACTGCTTCACAACCAGGAGCAAGTGCACACAATCAACTCTGACGCTGCCCTTCTCAGGACACCCAGACCCAGACTTTCCACCCAGAGGAATGGGTGATGACAGTAGGACTTCAGATGAAGGAGAACACTTGGGGGTCCCCAAGGGCCAGACTCTGCCCCCCGGGGAGATGGAGGGGAGCTGTAGAGGCATAGCTGGGGCCAAGTCTAAAATCAGATGTGGTCTTTATTGAGATGATAGCAATTCCCCAGGATGAGCAAACGTGGGGTGTCAGGAGTGGCAGCACCGGCCACTCTAAGACCAtcctcaccgccccccccccgccccccgtcctcAGCCAAAACGCAGTCCAATGAGGCCTCAGCCTGGACTCCAGCCCAAGGAGGGGCCGAGGGAAGGGAGTCAGGCTCAGAAGTCACATGGAGCCTAGTGACTGTCAAGGCAGCTTGCTGGAAACGGGGCCGAAGCAGGGTGGGAAGCAGAGAGGGGGCCCCAGGAGGCCGGAGGCAGCGCAGAGGGACACTAGCCCCGGGCCTGGAGTGCGCGGTCCTCGGGTTACCGTGAAGAGCCCAAGACAGCCTGGCAGGCAGCTCCCCTAAGGACGGGGCAAGGAAGGGGTGGGAGTGCCAGGCCTGAGGCTGACCCCAGCTCCAAGAATCCCCACTGAGCCCCCTCACGGCCCTCtccctgcagaggtggggctcccagcccccagtgggcagaggccaggagagCCTGAGAGTCTGGTGAACATCAGCGGGGTCGTGGCCATGCGAGGAGGGAAGAGCACCGGCCGAGGGCTGCGGAAGGGGCCCGGCTGCAGTGCCGGCAGAGTCCTAGGGAGCCCACGATCGCAAATGAGGATCAGGTGGCCCCCAAGAGGGGTCTGGAGGCAGCCTCACCCTGCACCAGTCCAGGCCAAGTTCCAGGACAGCGGGACCAGCCGCTGGAAGGGGGGCCAGGCGAGCTGCATGGGGGTCAGGAAGAGTCTTCCGGGGTGGACAGACAAGAGCTGGCAGAGCTGCTGGCCCAGCCAGGAGCCCAGGGTCGCCTTATTTGCAGTACTCCTTCCTGAACTCTGGAAGCCAAGGGGACAGGCGGGtgtctgccctctgcccctctgcTGCGGGGGAAACAGGGCAGACTACCATCAGGGCTGCCCAGGGACTTCGGGGGCACTGAGGCGGCAGGGGACTCCTGCCCGCAGGGCTGGCTGGTGCCTTGGGGCTCTGAGTGGGTGGCAAGGGGACAGCCCAGCTCTGAGATGGGCAGGGGTCTCCCCCCGCACCTCAGCTCACCTTTGTCCAAGTCGATGCTCTTGGCGGGCAGGGGGCTGTGGGACAGCTCAACCCTCTCCTTCAGGAGGTTGTTTTTGTAACCTGATGCAGGGAGAGAGCAGGGTGAGGTCTCAGAGACGTGCCTCCCTCACCCCAGGCCTGGGAGCCACAGTCTGTCCCTTTGGTCTCCCTCACCTAGTCGGATGTCCTCCCTCCTGTAAAGAGCCTGGTCGCCGGCAGCCACAGCAGACTCCACCATGTTCACGTCCTTCCTGGAAGCGGGAGGGTGGTGGGAGGTTAGAGCGGTGGGCAGGTCTGCCTGGTCCCCGGGAGAGCCGGAAGGGGCACTCACCCCTTGGACTTGGACTTCTTGTCGGAGTATTCGTAGCCTGGGGAGGGAGAGTCGTGTTGGGGGcagcctcccccttccccagcccccccccccagcccagaGGAACCCTCGCAGCCCAGGCAACGAGGCTCATGGGGCCCTCTGCTCGGACCACTGCGCCCCAAGTCCCGCCTCCGGCCAGGAAAGGCTTCCCGGTGCTGGCCTCAGCCCCGGCGTCGCGAgtccctcccccccccgcccccgccctcacCTCCGCGGCGCCGCTGTCGGGTGGCCAGGATGACGGTGATGAGCAGAAGAATGAAGAGCAGCAGCGTGGCCAGCACGTAGCCCAGCTGCTGGAAGAAGTGGGCCCGGCCCTCGGGGACGATGACGTTGATGACGCTGCGGCCGCGCGTCAGCGTGGGGTCTGCGGGGGCCGGGCGGGGACCGTGTCAGGGAGCGCGCAGCGCGCCTACCCGGGCCGGCCTCAGCCCGCGGGGCCCTCCCCCCGCAACGCTGGAGCCCCTGATTTGGGGCCGGGGGGGGCCACAGACGTGCCTCCTGCACCTGGGCCGGGCGCGCCGCTGTGGCTGGAACCGTTGCCCGGCGAGTCCCGCGGGGGCGGCCGGGCGACGGGCTCGGTGACCTTCAGGTGGAAGACGCGGCGCTCGTGCAGGCCGCAGTAGTGGTGGTGCAGGTGGCAGGAGTAGGTGCCCTCGTCTGCCGGCTCCAGCGGGTCGATGCGCAGCGAGAAGTCGCCGCGCGCAAAGGCGTCCGCCCCCACCGCCACGCGCTCCCGCAGGAAGGGCGGCCCGTAGGCGCGGCGCTCGCCCGACGCGTACAGGTCGAGCAGGCGGTCCGCGCGGTCGTGCGGCACCCCGGGCGGCTGCCGGTCCCAGTGCACCACCTGCTGCGCCTCCTCCAGGTGCCGGTCGGTCCACACGTGCGCGCGGTTCACGCACGTCAGCAACGCGGGCGCGCCGCGCTCCACCGCCAGCACCTCCTTCTCGCCGTCCCAGTGCGCGCCGGCGGCCCGGGCTGGGGGAGCGAGGCCGGTCAGGGACCCCGGGCCAGGAGGGGGCCCGGAgggagcggggcggggggtgggggcaggggtgggagagcACAGGCCGGGAGTGGGACACACTCACGGTCGTCGGTGACCTCGAGGCGCACGGCCAGGCTCTCGTAGAGGTGGCAGTAATGGTGGTGCAGGTTACAGGTGTACAGCCCCTCGTCTGTGTCCTCCACCGCTACGCACCGGGGGAACCCAGCGATGAGCTCCGCGGCCTCGCCCGCGCCCCCgcagccccccctcccccctcggTCCCTCGGGCCGTACCGCGGATGAGCAGCGAGAAGTTGCCGTCCTGGAAGGCGGAGGGGGTCAGCAGCAGGCGGCCGCTGTCGCGCGGCTCGTACACGCGCTGCTCGCCCGCCGAGTACATGTCCATGAGTCGGCGCGCGGGGCCGCCGGCCGGGCCGCCGCTGAGGTCCCAGTGGACCACGCGCTGGCGGTCGTGCAGCCGGTCTTGCGTCCACACCATGCGCGGGCTCTGACAGCGCAGCACCGCCCGGGCGCCGGCTGCCCAGCTCACTGCAGACTCGGACACCACGGAGCTGCCGGGGGTCGCGGGCCCGGCTGGCCCTGGTGGAGAGGGGAAGTGACCGCGGGAGGGGTGAGACCCAAGGGGACAGATACAGGATGGGGCTAGCAAGGGTTCCCAGGGGAGGGTGGTCACTAACCTGAGGACAGAAGGACAGAAGAGCCTGGAAGGAGAGGAAGCAAGAGTCATACTGTGGAGGGGTCACCCACCCGAACCGGCCCCCACTTGGCTCCCTGGGCCCCTTCGGTAGTCCTTGCTGAGGTGGGTGCTAGTGACACCCTCTTAACAGGTGGAGGTAAATCCAGAGAAGCCGGGAGGGCAGAGGCGGCGGTCTctttccccgcccccccacctctCCCAGGCCCCCGCTTAATCCTCATGGCCATCTGCCCAGGCTGCGGGTGAGTAGTGGGGCCAGGCCAGCTCATTCAGGAATGGTGGCCACCCTAACCATCACTGCAGCAAGGCCACAAGAGTACCAGCGCCTGACACCTCTGGCTGGTTTGCGGGGCTTCTGTACGTGCACATCCGGAGTGGCACCTGCCCGGGGTCCATGCCTCACAAGCCCGCCCTCCAGGGTCCTCAGACCGCTGGTGCCCCACCCAGGAGCCCCCTCGGCCTTCCCGAAGGGCAGAGGTCTGAAGCACGAGAAGGCTGGAAGTGGGGAGTGACCCCACCATCTGCCACCCCACACGCCAAATTCCTGCTCCAGAGATGTGGCCGGGTGCCCAGCCGGATGGAGGAATGTGCCGGGTCAGCAGGCCAGcccggcaggggtggggtggggggggtgagcTCCGGGGCCTGGGAGCAGACCCTGCGAGCCCCCCTCAGtcccccacccactcccctcCTGACAACAGAGAAGCACAGGCCTGAGGGGCATCCCAGAGAGGTTGGGGGGCGCCAGGGAGCCCAGGAGGAGCCCCCGCCttggcctccctccctgcccgGCCCTTCTCCAGCGTCCAGTGAGGGGAAGTTCTGTGGGACCTGACGTCCTGGGGGACTTCTCGTGGTGAGCAGCTCCCTCTGaggcccccagacccaccccttCCCAGCTGAGGCACCCCCGCAACCCTGGGCTCGGGCTCAGACCCTCCGGCGgctcccgccccccgcccccgcccccacccccacacccgaACTCACTCTGCAGAAGCACAAGTTTCCAGAGCAGGACCCGGGCCCGCAGCTCCATGGCGCCTGCCTGGCCCGCCTGGCCCGCCGGCGCTTTGTCTCACTCAGGCTCTAACTCTCCAGAAAAACAgcccggccccctcccctcccctcccctccccctccccagcacccGCTGTGACATCACGGAGCAGACCGCCCCTCCGCTCCTGCCCGGCCCCTTGGCCTCCCCGCCTTCCCCCGGTCCTTGGTCCTTGGCCGGCCTGGTGGGAGGTGTCAGGCCTTGGCCACTGTGTTCCCAAGGGTGAGGGGAGTCACTCTGGCTTGGGTCCTGGAGAAGGTGGCAGTAGCCCAGCCCAGAAGGGGCAGGGGGGCCTGAGGGTATGGCCCCAGATGCCTCGTGGGTGTCTGTGACAATACATACGGAGCCCTTCTGGGGCCACTGCAGGTCTGGGGTTCTGGGGGGAGTATCTCCTCACCAGCACCTCTGTAAGTGAACACTGGCCAAGGCATCCCCCCACTGCAGGAGAGCAGAAAGGCATCCTGGGTCTGACCCCAAGGACCCCAGGCTGCCAGACCACCAGGTCTTCCCGTTGGCCCTGTGGTGACACTTTGCCTCTGGGGGCTGCGTTTCCTCAACTGTGAGGTGGGGATAAGAGTCGCACGggccctggggaggtggggggcccCTTCCGGAGAGCATGATGGGCACTGCTGTTCATCAGTCCCCTCAGCCAGccagggggtgagggtggggccccTGAGAGCTGAGCGGGGAGCCGAGTGACCCCCTGTCCTGGTGCCCCCACCCCATCTGCCCACCATCAAGAGCAGAAACACCACCCAGACCCGGGTACGGTGTCCCCAGgatcaccccccacccctcccaggggGAGGAAATGAAGGGGGGCATGGGAGCCTTCCCAACAGAAGGCACAAATCTGAAGCTCTGGGAAAACTTACGAAGTCACGTAAACAAATGTGAAATAACAGAGCACGCACTGTGTATCAAACCCACTCTTTCTAGTTAAgcaaacctcaaaaaaaaaaaaaaagaaaaaaaatccaccaaactACCACAAAAACCCACAGTGCATTTTTGGACTGCCCATTTGGACTGAATTATGGTCACAGGCCCCAGGCCCTGGTGGGCTGGAGTCTCTCTTGaaccctgccctgctccccaagTCCTCAGATGAGCaaggagcccagcccagccagacTCTTGGGCTCCGGGCAAGGGGAGGAAGCTGCTGCTACTGCAGCAAGAGGGAATGAGGGTTGACAACAGGCAGGACCCACTGGGAGGACACAGGGCTGTGAGGACGCCCCACCCCCAACCTAACGGACCCATTTCCTCAGCAGGATCCAGACCCTGGGAGGCGGAACCCCCTTTCCAAACTGGAATCAGGACTTGTctccgcaccccacccccagctcctcatGGGCCTTTCATTCTGGATAAACAAGCCCTGCCTGGCTGGCCTTGAGGCCTGGCCTCTCCTCCTGTTTTTCTAACTGGTTTATATTAGCACTGGTGGCCTCCttcccagccctcctccctcctctgcgcCCCCGcccttgtctgtctctctccatcgGCCTCGACCGCTCTATTGCTCCATCTCAGGCCTCTGTTCCTGCCTCTGGCTGCCAGGCTGTCTCTCCTCCATAGAGGGAAGATGtccaggcagggctggagggaggcagaGACGGCCCAGGTCCGGCCCCTCAGTCTGGAAGGGGAGCGGGGTCAGCTCCCAGCGCTGAGCTAAGAGCCTGGAAGCACCCGGGCCACACCCTCAACTCCCTGCAGAGCCCTCCCTCTCTCAGCCCTGCGTGGAGGTCGGTGGATTCCTGGCATCGCAGATCCAGCCCTCGGCTCAGCCCCAGTACAGAAGTCTGAAGGAGGAAGCACACTCCTGGCACCACTGGGCAAGGATGGACAGGGCAGGGGAAGGCTGCaaacccctcctccctgccccatcctgtTCTCTCTGCTTGAGCCCACCTCCCCGGTCCTTGGCAGGAAATAGCCGCAGATGAGAACAGAGGCCCAGGAGAGAACAGACCGGAACTAAACGGCTGCAACATCACCATGGTCCTCCTGagctccagcccagccccagccagACCAGAGCCCTGGACCCACATCCCCCTCTCCTAGGAGTCCAGGCCAGACAAGGCGGGTCAGCCAGCGAGCCCCACTGAGACAGACTCAGACTCTGGCTCCAATCCTGGGGACCCGGACATTCCAGGCAGCCAGGATCACTGGGAGGAGAAACCACAGGCACTCAGACGCACAACCAGACACACAGACACGTGTTCACACACGCTGTCATTCAGCAAACGCTgcgcacctactgtgtgccaggcactgggactCAGCACCGCACCGGCTGCCAAGCTCCTGCCCTCTTGTAGCTGTTAGAGGGCAGGCAGCCTGCAGACCCAGCTGCTGATGAATGAGGGCATTTTAAACATGGCGAGATTAACACAGGTAAGGGGCTCCCTCCGCCAGACCAACCAGGACAGCCCCTCGGGGACCCACACCCACAAGTGAATAGCTAGGCTGGGGCCCAGGAAGCTGCCTGCCGGGTAGGGGAGAGCGTGCTGGGCTCTCACGTGAAGTACGATGAGGCCTAAGGGGGTTTACATGCGGGAGAGATGTGGTCTGATGATGCAGGAAACGCCAAGATGGTTAGTTTAGACCCGTCAGGATTTACACGAACACATCAGGGAAATGGACAGAGTTCTGAGATGCTCCCCAGGGCACCCAGCCCGTTTCCTCCCCCAGAGTGTGACCAACCTTGGCGGGATAGCCCTTCGCACCATGTGACAGACGTGACTGCAGGTTGCTCCCTGAGGCAGAGTATGCACCTCAGCCGGACAAAAAGCCTCAGCTTCTCTGCCTGCTGGGCTGTGAAAGCGCCCATGGGGTTGACCCAAGTGCAAACCCTGAGGCCCCAGCCACCCCCGCAAGAAGAAAATGGATCTCAGTCCTACAACCGCAAGGAATGCATTATGCCACCCACCAGATAAGCCTGGAAGAGGAccccaggtgaggacacagcccTGCCGACACAGGTTTCACCTGGTGAGACCCTGGGCGGAGCTCCCAGCAAACTCACATCCAGACGCGTGCCCCATGCCAGCCGTGCGGTAATGAACACGTTGAGGGAAGCTGCTGAGTTTGTGTGGATTTTTGATGCAGCAACAGGAGACAAATACGACTGTCTCCCTGAGCAAAGCAGGGGCAGGACTTAAAAGGACAAAAGCACAGGTCTCAGGGATGGCGTCTTGTTAGGGACTGGCTTGTGGGGGCAGGTCGCTGAGCAGCAGGGTCCCTGGGGTGTCCTTGGGAGCTGCGCTGACCCATCATCAGACGAGGTGAGGCCAGAGGGTGGTGCCGTGTCACAGGCCACGGCACTCGCCATTTCCCCCTCACGCTGCTCTTCTCATTCTGACCAGGTCTCGTACAAGCACCAGGTCACTTGTGAGTGTGTTGGTCCTTCTTCTGGGGACCTGGTGGCCTGCCCGGTGCCGGGGCTCACCCCGTGAGGCAGGGGCTCTGCAGGCCCCATGTCCGAAGAGCCGGGTGTCCCGTGGaggctctctttctccttccGGTGGAGACCACAGGTCAGACAGAGGCTGGGAGGTCATCAGTCCACTGGGACACTGATTCGAAAATACAGACGAGAAAATCTGGAAATCTAGATCCATTATTTCATGGGCCAGCCAACCCTTTTATCTTGAGAAAATGTCAGGGAGCCAAGATCAAAGATTTTAGTGGTCGTGGTCAAACCCACATCAGTGGTTTCCTGCGTGGCATTAACAGGGTTCAGGCACCCCTCATTGTACTGCACTTCGCAGACTCTGCcctttttacaaactgaagtttTGGGGTGACCCTCTGTCaggcaagtctatcagtgccattttcccaacagcgtctgctcacttcatgtctctgtgtcacacttTGGTAGTTCTCACATTATTTCAAACCTTCCACCAGCAAAAAATTCTGACTCGCTGAagcctcagatgatggttagcatttcttAGAGACAAAGTAGTGTTAAATTAAggcatgtaaaatttaaaaaaatatatatgggacttccctggtagtgcagtggttaagaatccacctgccaacacaggggacatgggttcgagccctggtctgggaagatcccacatgccgtggagcaactaagcccgtgtgccacaactactgag
Protein-coding regions in this window:
- the MXRA8 gene encoding matrix remodeling-associated protein 8 translates to MELRARVLLWKLVLLQSSSVLLSSGPAGPATPGSSVVSESAVSWAAGARAVLRCQSPRMVWTQDRLHDRQRVVHWDLSGGPAGGPARRLMDMYSAGEQRVYEPRDSGRLLLTPSAFQDGNFSLLIRAVEDTDEGLYTCNLHHHYCHLYESLAVRLEVTDDPRAAGAHWDGEKEVLAVERGAPALLTCVNRAHVWTDRHLEEAQQVVHWDRQPPGVPHDRADRLLDLYASGERRAYGPPFLRERVAVGADAFARGDFSLRIDPLEPADEGTYSCHLHHHYCGLHERRVFHLKVTEPVARPPPRDSPGNGSSHSGAPGPGAGDPTLTRGRSVINVIVPEGRAHFFQQLGYVLATLLLFILLLITVILATRQRRRGGYEYSDKKSKSKGKDVNMVESAVAAGDQALYRREDIRLGYKNNLLKERVELSHSPLPAKSIDLDKEFRKEYCK